A DNA window from Methylobacterium sp. NMS14P contains the following coding sequences:
- a CDS encoding thymidylate synthase, translating into MDAYHDLLRRILDAGVAKDDRTGTGTLSVFGHQMRFDLSAGFPLVTTKRLHLRSIIHELLWFLAGDTNVAALKANGVTIWDEWADANGDLGPVYGRQWRSWEKPGGGTVDQIAWVLDEIRRNPDSRRLIVSAWNPADLDRMALAPCHCLFQFYVSEGRLSCQLYQRSADAFLGVPFNIASYALLTHMIAQVTGLGVGDFVHTFGDAHLYRNHMEQTRTLLAREPRPLPQLRLNPEVRDLFAFRYEDIAITGYEPHPAIAAPVAV; encoded by the coding sequence ATGGACGCTTACCACGACCTGCTCCGGCGCATCCTCGACGCGGGCGTCGCCAAGGACGACCGCACCGGGACCGGCACGCTCTCGGTCTTCGGCCACCAGATGCGCTTCGACCTGTCGGCGGGCTTCCCGCTGGTCACCACGAAGCGGCTGCACCTGCGCTCGATCATCCACGAGCTGCTCTGGTTCCTGGCCGGCGACACCAACGTGGCCGCGCTGAAGGCGAACGGCGTGACGATCTGGGACGAGTGGGCCGACGCGAACGGCGATCTCGGCCCGGTCTACGGCCGGCAGTGGCGCTCGTGGGAGAAGCCCGGGGGCGGCACGGTCGACCAGATCGCCTGGGTGCTCGACGAGATCCGGCGCAACCCCGATTCCCGCCGCCTGATCGTCTCGGCCTGGAACCCGGCCGACCTCGACCGGATGGCGCTCGCGCCCTGCCACTGCCTGTTCCAGTTCTACGTCAGCGAGGGGCGGCTCTCCTGCCAGCTCTACCAGCGCTCGGCGGACGCCTTCCTGGGCGTGCCCTTCAACATCGCGAGCTACGCGCTCCTGACCCACATGATCGCCCAGGTCACCGGCCTCGGGGTCGGCGACTTCGTCCACACCTTCGGCGACGCGCATCTCTACCGAAATCATATGGAGCAGACCCGGACCCTGCTGGCCCGGGAGCCGCGTCCGCTGCCGCAGCTGCGGCTCAACCCGGAGGTCCGCGACCTCTTCGCCTTCCGGTACGAGGACATCGCCATCACGGGCTACGAGCCGCATCCCGCCATCGCCGCCCCGGTGGCGGTATGA
- a CDS encoding DUF3606 domain-containing protein: MTDQSVQDPIEPRAVNTAHAWERAYWARRFMVPVEQVEAAVVAVGDDPARVAAHLGRDWPGHEPAT; encoded by the coding sequence ATGACCGACCAGAGCGTGCAGGACCCGATCGAGCCCCGGGCCGTCAACACCGCCCATGCCTGGGAGCGGGCCTACTGGGCGCGCCGGTTCATGGTCCCGGTGGAGCAGGTCGAGGCCGCCGTGGTGGCGGTCGGCGACGATCCGGCCCGCGTGGCCGCCCATCTCGGGCGGGACTGGCCGGGCCACGAGCCCGCCACCTGA
- a CDS encoding NAD(P)-dependent oxidoreductase translates to MAKVAFLGLGVMGGPMAGHLAKKGGHDVTVYNRTTPKAEAWVKTYGGASAPTPRQAVEGAEIVFACVGNDDDLRSVVLGDDGALAGMKPGAVFVDHTTASAEVARELAAAAEAKGLGFIDAPVSGGQAGAENGVLTVMCGGDAATYAKVEGAIGSFARACRLMGPVGAGQLTKMVNQICIAGLVQGLSEGVHFAKRAGLDVEAVLDVISKGAAGSWQMENRGKTMNAGKFDFGFAVDWMRKDLGILLDEARRNGAKLPVSALVDQFYAEVQAMGGNRWDTSSLVARLER, encoded by the coding sequence ATGGCGAAGGTCGCATTCCTGGGTCTCGGCGTCATGGGCGGCCCGATGGCCGGCCATCTCGCCAAGAAGGGTGGCCACGACGTCACCGTCTACAACCGCACCACCCCCAAGGCGGAAGCCTGGGTGAAGACCTACGGCGGCGCCTCCGCGCCCACGCCCCGGCAGGCCGTCGAGGGCGCCGAGATCGTGTTCGCCTGCGTGGGCAACGACGACGACCTGCGCAGCGTCGTGCTGGGCGACGACGGGGCGCTGGCCGGCATGAAGCCCGGCGCGGTGTTCGTGGACCACACCACGGCCTCCGCCGAGGTCGCCCGGGAGCTCGCCGCGGCGGCCGAGGCCAAGGGGCTCGGCTTCATCGACGCGCCGGTCTCCGGCGGCCAGGCGGGCGCCGAGAACGGCGTGCTCACCGTGATGTGCGGCGGCGACGCGGCGACCTACGCCAAGGTCGAGGGCGCGATCGGGTCCTTCGCCCGCGCCTGCCGGCTGATGGGCCCGGTGGGCGCCGGCCAGCTCACCAAGATGGTCAACCAGATCTGCATCGCGGGCCTGGTCCAGGGCCTGTCGGAGGGCGTCCACTTCGCCAAGCGGGCCGGCCTCGACGTCGAGGCGGTGCTCGACGTGATCTCCAAGGGCGCCGCCGGCTCCTGGCAGATGGAGAACCGCGGCAAGACCATGAACGCGGGCAAGTTCGACTTCGGCTTCGCGGTCGACTGGATGCGCAAGGATCTCGGCATCCTGCTCGACGAGGCCCGCCGCAACGGCGCCAAGCTGCCGGTCTCGGCCCTCGTCGACCAGTTCTACGCCGAGGTGCAGGCCATGGGCGGCAACCGCTGGGACACGTCGAGCCTCGTGGCGCGGCTGGAGCGCTGA
- the miaA gene encoding tRNA (adenosine(37)-N6)-dimethylallyltransferase MiaA has protein sequence MPPDREEAGGRPAAVLIAGPTASGKSALAARLAERRGGVVINTDSMQVYADLRRLTARPDPDEEARVPHRLYGHVDGAVNYSAGHFSREAAALLATLGGRLPVFVGGTGLYFRALEQGFSELPPVPEAVRARVRDAAEGRPTEALHAELARHDPAGAARLRPSDRMRVMRALEIFLATGRPIASFYGDPVPGPLAGRHLRKFFLAPDRAVLRARIDARFRTMIAEGALDEVARLRARGLDPMLPVMRAHGVPGLIAHLDGALSLEDAIVRGQADTRAYAKRQFTWFRHQMGADWRWVDPEAAEVEELF, from the coding sequence TTGCCGCCAGACCGGGAGGAAGCCGGGGGGCGCCCGGCCGCGGTCCTCATCGCAGGGCCCACCGCCTCGGGCAAGTCGGCGCTGGCCGCCCGTCTGGCGGAGCGTCGCGGCGGCGTGGTGATCAACACCGATTCCATGCAGGTCTACGCGGACCTGCGCCGCCTGACCGCCCGGCCCGACCCGGACGAGGAGGCGCGGGTGCCCCACCGGCTCTACGGCCACGTCGACGGCGCCGTGAACTACTCCGCGGGGCACTTCTCGCGGGAGGCGGCGGCGCTGCTGGCGACGCTCGGCGGGCGCCTGCCGGTCTTCGTGGGCGGCACCGGCCTGTACTTCCGGGCGCTGGAGCAGGGCTTCTCGGAGCTGCCGCCGGTGCCCGAGGCGGTGCGCGCGCGGGTGCGGGACGCGGCCGAGGGCCGCCCGACCGAGGCGCTGCACGCCGAGCTCGCCCGGCACGATCCCGCGGGGGCCGCCCGCCTGCGGCCGAGCGACCGGATGCGGGTGATGCGCGCCCTGGAGATCTTTCTCGCGACGGGCCGACCGATCGCCAGCTTCTACGGCGACCCGGTGCCCGGGCCGCTCGCCGGCCGGCATCTCCGGAAGTTCTTCCTGGCGCCCGACCGCGCCGTGCTGCGGGCCCGGATCGACGCCCGCTTCCGCACCATGATCGCCGAGGGGGCGCTGGACGAGGTCGCCCGCCTGCGCGCGCGCGGCCTCGACCCGATGCTGCCGGTGATGCGCGCCCACGGGGTGCCGGGCCTGATCGCCCACCTCGACGGGGCGTTGAGCCTCGAGGACGCGATCGTCCGGGGGCAGGCGGACACGCGGGCCTACGCCAAGCGCCAGTTCACGTGGTTCCGCCACCAGATGGGGGCGGACTGGCGCTGGGTGGATCCGGAGGCGGCGGAGGTCGAGGAGCTGTTCTGA
- a CDS encoding YbdD/YjiX family protein, giving the protein MLPSSNLRDRIRTLSKCVCDGARLMVGQGDYAAYAEHVRRTHPDQAPMTEVEFFRNRENARFGVGNTAGFRCC; this is encoded by the coding sequence ATGCTGCCGTCGTCCAACCTGCGGGACCGGATCCGGACGCTGTCCAAATGCGTCTGCGACGGCGCCCGGCTGATGGTCGGGCAGGGGGACTACGCGGCCTACGCCGAGCATGTCCGCCGCACCCATCCCGACCAGGCGCCGATGACCGAGGTGGAGTTCTTCCGCAACCGGGAGAACGCCCGCTTCGGGGTCGGCAACACCGCGGGCTTCCGCTGCTGCTGA
- a CDS encoding DegQ family serine endoprotease has translation MHPVASAPEAPFGRAPAQPRSRARALMASILIGASVSVSVAAAALPVPAFAKGPASLADLADQVTDAVVNISASTTVEARAGRAGPQVPPGTPFEDLFEEFFNRRGGRGGGGGGGDSDGPRQQRKSNSLGSGFIIDSAGLVVTNNHVIGDANDIQVILHDGTKLKAEIVGKDSKIDLAVLRVKPPADRTLKAVPFGDSDKMRPGDWVIAIGNPFGLGGSVSAGIVSARGRNIESGPYDNYIQTDAAINKGNSGGPLFNMDGEVIGINTAILSPTGGSVGIGFAVPSGTAKPVIDQLRDFGEVRRGWLGVRIQNVDDTTAEALNLKGGARGALVAGVDEKGPAKTAGIEVGDVILKFNGAPVKASGDLPRIVASTPVGQKVDVVVMRKGEEVTKPVTLGRLEDSDKPQLANLRQPEPESATRQALGLNLSGMTDELRKKYSIKDTVKGVVVTRVDPNSTAADKRIQPGEVIVEVGQEAVSTPAEVTKRIEALKKDGRKSVLLLVAGATGDVRFVAVGLD, from the coding sequence ATGCACCCCGTCGCGAGCGCCCCAGAGGCGCCGTTCGGCCGCGCCCCGGCGCAGCCCCGCTCCCGCGCCCGCGCGCTGATGGCCTCGATCCTGATCGGCGCCTCCGTCAGCGTCTCCGTGGCCGCGGCCGCCCTGCCGGTCCCGGCCTTCGCCAAGGGGCCGGCCTCCCTCGCCGACCTCGCCGACCAGGTCACCGACGCGGTGGTGAACATCTCCGCGTCCACCACGGTCGAGGCCCGCGCCGGCCGCGCCGGGCCGCAGGTGCCCCCGGGCACCCCGTTCGAGGACCTGTTCGAGGAGTTCTTCAACCGGCGCGGCGGCCGTGGCGGCGGCGGCGGTGGCGGTGACAGCGACGGGCCGCGCCAGCAGCGCAAGTCGAACTCCCTCGGCTCCGGCTTCATCATCGATTCCGCCGGCCTCGTGGTGACGAACAACCACGTCATCGGCGACGCCAACGACATCCAGGTCATCCTGCACGACGGCACCAAGCTGAAGGCCGAGATCGTCGGCAAGGACTCGAAGATCGACCTCGCGGTCCTGCGGGTGAAGCCCCCGGCCGACCGCACGCTGAAGGCCGTGCCGTTCGGCGATTCCGACAAGATGCGGCCGGGCGACTGGGTCATCGCCATCGGCAACCCGTTCGGTCTCGGCGGCTCGGTCTCGGCCGGCATCGTCTCGGCGCGGGGCCGGAACATCGAGTCCGGACCCTACGACAACTACATCCAGACCGACGCGGCCATCAACAAGGGCAATTCCGGCGGCCCGCTGTTCAACATGGACGGCGAGGTCATCGGCATCAACACGGCGATCCTGTCGCCGACCGGCGGCTCGGTGGGCATCGGCTTCGCGGTCCCGTCGGGCACGGCGAAGCCCGTGATCGACCAGCTCCGCGACTTCGGCGAGGTCCGCCGCGGCTGGCTCGGCGTGCGCATCCAGAACGTCGACGACACCACCGCCGAGGCGCTCAACCTCAAGGGCGGCGCGCGGGGCGCCCTGGTGGCCGGCGTCGACGAGAAGGGACCGGCCAAGACCGCCGGGATCGAGGTCGGCGACGTGATCCTGAAGTTCAACGGCGCGCCGGTGAAGGCCTCGGGCGACCTGCCGCGCATCGTCGCCTCGACCCCGGTGGGCCAGAAGGTCGACGTGGTCGTCATGCGCAAGGGCGAGGAGGTGACGAAGCCCGTCACCCTCGGCCGCTTGGAGGACAGCGACAAGCCGCAGCTCGCCAACCTGCGCCAGCCGGAGCCCGAGAGCGCGACCCGGCAGGCGCTGGGCCTCAACCTCTCCGGCATGACCGACGAGCTGCGCAAGAAGTACTCCATCAAGGACACCGTGAAGGGCGTGGTCGTCACCCGCGTCGACCCGAACTCGACCGCCGCCGACAAGCGGATCCAGCCCGGCGAGGTGATCGTCGAGGTCGGCCAGGAGGCGGTGAGCACCCCCGCGGAGGTGACCAAGCGGATCGAAGCCCTGAAGAAGGACGGGCGCAAGTCGGTGCTGCTGCTGGTGGCGGGCGCCACCGGCGACGTGCGCTTCGTGGCCGTCGGCCTCGACTGA
- the hflC gene encoding protease modulator HflC has translation MKQALRTGLIVVAAIVAIGLYASIFTVGQMQQALVLQFGRVRAVLNATGEDKPGLYFKIPFMENVVIFDKRVLDLDLPVQTVLTADRQNLEVDAFARYRIVDPLRFYQAVGNIGLANQRLASFANSGLRNVLARSTRDAIVKTDRGQLMHQIQEDVNRQAKALGIEIVDLRMTRVDLPAQNSAAVYRRMKTEREREAADIRANGDQIAATIRAKADREVTVILAEATQKSEQLRGQGDADKNRILADAFGKDADFFSFYRSMQAYESGLKGSDTRLVISPNTDFFRFFSDPQGRAPAPAARGPRGPADPGATTGSTTGSTAGTAR, from the coding sequence ATGAAGCAGGCTCTCCGCACCGGCCTGATCGTGGTCGCGGCGATCGTCGCGATCGGCCTCTACGCCTCGATCTTCACCGTCGGCCAGATGCAGCAGGCGCTCGTCCTGCAGTTCGGCCGCGTCCGCGCCGTCCTCAACGCCACCGGCGAGGACAAGCCCGGCCTCTACTTCAAGATCCCGTTCATGGAGAACGTGGTCATCTTCGACAAGCGCGTCCTCGACCTCGACCTGCCGGTGCAGACGGTGCTCACCGCCGACCGGCAGAACCTGGAGGTGGACGCCTTCGCGCGCTACCGGATCGTCGATCCGCTGCGCTTCTACCAGGCGGTGGGCAATATCGGGCTGGCCAACCAGCGGCTCGCGAGCTTCGCCAATTCCGGCCTGCGCAACGTGCTCGCCCGCTCGACCCGCGACGCGATCGTGAAGACCGATCGCGGGCAACTGATGCACCAGATCCAGGAGGACGTGAACCGGCAGGCCAAGGCGCTCGGCATCGAGATCGTCGACCTGCGCATGACCCGCGTCGACCTGCCCGCGCAGAACTCGGCCGCCGTCTACCGGCGGATGAAGACCGAGCGCGAGCGCGAGGCCGCCGACATCCGCGCCAACGGCGATCAGATCGCCGCGACGATCCGCGCCAAGGCCGACCGCGAGGTCACGGTGATCCTCGCCGAGGCGACGCAGAAGTCCGAGCAGCTGCGCGGACAGGGTGACGCGGACAAGAACCGCATCCTCGCCGACGCGTTCGGCAAGGACGCGGACTTCTTCAGCTTCTACCGCTCGATGCAGGCCTACGAGAGCGGGCTGAAGGGATCCGACACCCGCCTGGTGATCAGCCCGAACACGGACTTTTTCCGCTTCTTCAGCGATCCGCAGGGCCGGGCACCCGCCCCGGCGGCCCGCGGGCCGCGCGGACCGGCCGATCCGGGCGCCACCACCGGGTCGACGACCGGCTCCACGGCCGGGACGGCGCGCTGA
- a CDS encoding dihydrofolate reductase, whose translation MSPLVSLVAAVARNGVIGRDNGLAWRLSSDLKRFKALTMGKPMLMGRRTWDSIGRPLPGRRTLVLTRDTGFRAEGVETVHDWESALAAAGAELMVVGGAEIYALALPHADRLHLTEVEAEPAGDVRFPAFDRARFRETFREAHPAGPRDEHAFAFVDWERAR comes from the coding sequence ATGAGCCCCCTCGTCTCCCTGGTCGCCGCCGTCGCCCGCAACGGCGTGATCGGCCGCGACAACGGGCTCGCCTGGCGTCTCTCCAGCGATCTCAAGCGCTTCAAGGCCCTGACCATGGGCAAGCCGATGCTGATGGGCCGGCGCACCTGGGACTCGATCGGCCGGCCGCTGCCGGGGCGCCGCACCCTGGTGCTCACCCGGGACACGGGCTTCCGCGCCGAGGGGGTCGAGACCGTCCACGACTGGGAATCCGCGCTGGCCGCCGCCGGGGCGGAGCTGATGGTGGTCGGCGGTGCCGAGATCTACGCGCTCGCACTCCCGCACGCCGACCGGCTCCATCTCACCGAGGTCGAGGCGGAGCCCGCCGGCGACGTGCGATTCCCCGCCTTCGACCGCGCCCGCTTCCGGGAGACGTTCCGCGAGGCGCACCCCGCGGGACCGCGGGACGAGCACGCCTTCGCCTTCGTCGACTGGGAGCGCGCACGCTGA
- the hflK gene encoding FtsH protease activity modulator HflK, which translates to MPWSNQSGGGGPWGRPGGNGGGPWGGGGGGGGGKTPPNLEDLLRRGQDRLRGLIPGGGGSGGGYGGGGSTGVGGGRSAAVIAVLAIAIWLATGFYTVYPRQVGIETIFGRYVGTKGEGLRYNFPYPIGGVVKPDVGSQNSIQIGFRSGPNGQGRTRDVPDESLMLTGDENIVDLDFEVQWRVNPLKASDFVFNLQNPEGTIKAISESAMREVIGRRNIQAILTNEQSSIAQEVKEMVQKALDEYGAGVRIEVVQLVSVNPPPEVRPAFIDVNAAQQDADTAQNEAKTYASREVPQARGKASQIVQQAEAYRTKATADATGQAARFSEVYASYKAAPAISRERIFLETMEKVLGSVNKVIIDQNGTQPGGATAAGVLPVLPLSEFGARAQTQTGAAR; encoded by the coding sequence ATGCCTTGGAGCAATCAGAGCGGCGGCGGGGGCCCGTGGGGCCGGCCCGGCGGCAACGGCGGCGGTCCCTGGGGTGGTGGCGGTGGCGGCGGCGGGGGCAAGACGCCGCCGAACCTCGAGGATCTGCTCCGGCGCGGGCAGGATCGCCTGCGCGGCCTGATCCCGGGCGGCGGCGGCTCGGGCGGCGGCTACGGCGGCGGCGGCTCGACCGGCGTCGGCGGCGGCCGCAGCGCGGCGGTCATCGCCGTCCTGGCCATCGCCATCTGGCTCGCCACCGGCTTCTACACCGTCTACCCCCGGCAGGTCGGCATCGAGACGATCTTCGGCCGCTACGTCGGCACCAAGGGCGAGGGCCTGCGCTACAACTTCCCCTATCCGATCGGCGGGGTGGTGAAGCCGGATGTCGGCTCCCAGAACTCGATCCAGATCGGCTTCCGCTCCGGCCCGAACGGCCAGGGCCGCACCCGCGACGTGCCGGACGAGAGCCTGATGCTCACCGGCGACGAGAACATCGTCGACCTCGACTTCGAGGTGCAGTGGCGGGTCAACCCGCTGAAGGCCTCCGACTTCGTGTTCAATCTTCAGAACCCGGAGGGCACCATCAAGGCGATCTCCGAGAGCGCGATGCGCGAGGTGATCGGCCGCCGCAACATCCAGGCGATCCTCACCAACGAGCAGTCGAGCATCGCCCAGGAGGTGAAGGAGATGGTCCAGAAGGCGCTCGACGAGTACGGCGCCGGCGTGCGCATCGAGGTGGTGCAGCTCGTCTCGGTCAACCCGCCGCCGGAGGTGCGCCCCGCCTTCATCGACGTGAACGCGGCCCAGCAGGACGCCGACACGGCGCAGAACGAGGCCAAGACCTACGCCAGCCGCGAAGTGCCGCAGGCCCGCGGTAAGGCGTCCCAGATCGTCCAGCAGGCCGAGGCCTACCGGACGAAGGCGACCGCCGACGCCACCGGCCAGGCCGCGCGCTTCAGCGAGGTCTATGCCTCCTACAAGGCCGCCCCGGCGATCAGCCGCGAGCGGATCTTCCTGGAGACGATGGAGAAGGTCCTGGGCTCCGTGAACAAGGTGATCATCGACCAGAACGGGACGCAGCCCGGCGGCGCGACCGCGGCCGGCGTGCTGCCGGTCCTGCCGCTCTCCGAGTTCGGCGCCCGCGCCCAGACCCAGACGGGAGCCGCCCGATGA
- a CDS encoding carbon starvation CstA family protein encodes MGTAIGRHGPWALVGALGAAALAIVASQRGETINALWIVVAAVCVYLIAYRYYSQFIADKVMRLDPKRATPAVRHNDGLDYVPTNRGVLFGHHFAAIAGAGPLVGPVLAAQMGYLPGMLWILAGVVLAGAVQDFMVLFVSMRRDGRSLGELIRAELGTIPGIIALFGTFLIMVILLAVLALIVVKALAESPWGTFTVMSTIPIAMLMGVYSRYIRPGKIGEVSILGFVLLMLAIVAGGSVASSPVWGPAFTFTGPQLCWMLIGYGFVASILPVWLLLAPRDYLSTFLKIGTIVGLALGIAFVAPHMQMPAVTKFVDGTGPVWAGSLFPFLFITIACGAVSGFHALISSGTTPKLIASESDARFIGYGGMLMESFVAIMALVSACVIDPGVYFTMNSPAALIGTTPETAAAAVTKLGFATTPEVITQTAADVGEHTIISRAGGAPTLAVGMAHIISSAIGGKAMMAFWYHFAILFEALFILTAVDAGTRACRFMVQDLVALAVPSFKNTTSWGPSIAATAISVGAWGYFLYQGVTDPLGGINTLWPLFGISNQMLAAVALTLCTVVIFKMKRERYAFVTIIPTAWLCICTLTAGWQKIFSADPKIGFLAHAERYAAAAAEGKVLAPAKNADQMSQIILNDRIDAVLAALFIGLVVAIAGFGIAACLKAWRADRWTALETEPHMVPAE; translated from the coding sequence ATGGGTACGGCGATCGGCAGGCACGGGCCCTGGGCCCTCGTGGGGGCGCTCGGTGCCGCGGCGCTGGCGATCGTGGCGAGCCAGCGCGGCGAGACGATCAACGCCCTCTGGATCGTGGTCGCGGCGGTCTGCGTCTACCTCATCGCCTACCGCTACTATTCCCAGTTCATCGCCGACAAGGTGATGCGGCTCGACCCGAAGCGCGCGACGCCCGCGGTGCGCCACAACGACGGGCTCGACTACGTGCCCACCAACCGCGGCGTCCTGTTCGGCCACCACTTCGCGGCGATCGCGGGCGCGGGCCCGCTGGTCGGCCCGGTGCTCGCCGCCCAGATGGGCTACCTGCCCGGCATGCTCTGGATCCTGGCCGGCGTGGTCCTCGCCGGCGCCGTGCAGGACTTCATGGTCCTGTTCGTGTCGATGCGCCGGGACGGCCGGTCGCTCGGCGAGCTGATCCGGGCCGAGCTCGGCACGATCCCCGGCATCATCGCGCTGTTCGGCACCTTCCTGATCATGGTGATCCTGCTGGCCGTGCTGGCGCTGATCGTCGTCAAGGCGCTCGCCGAGAGCCCCTGGGGCACCTTCACGGTGATGTCGACGATCCCGATCGCCATGCTGATGGGCGTCTATTCCCGCTACATCCGCCCCGGCAAGATCGGCGAGGTCTCGATCCTGGGCTTCGTCCTGCTGATGCTGGCGATCGTCGCCGGCGGCTCCGTGGCGTCGAGCCCGGTCTGGGGCCCGGCCTTCACCTTCACGGGGCCGCAGCTCTGCTGGATGCTGATCGGCTACGGCTTCGTGGCGTCGATCCTGCCGGTCTGGCTGCTGCTCGCCCCGCGCGACTACCTGTCGACCTTCCTCAAGATCGGCACCATCGTGGGCCTCGCGCTCGGCATCGCCTTCGTGGCGCCGCACATGCAGATGCCGGCGGTCACCAAGTTCGTGGACGGCACCGGCCCGGTCTGGGCGGGCAGCCTGTTCCCGTTCCTGTTCATCACCATCGCGTGCGGCGCGGTCTCGGGCTTCCACGCCCTGATCTCGTCGGGCACCACCCCGAAGCTGATCGCCAGCGAGTCCGACGCGCGCTTCATCGGCTACGGCGGCATGCTGATGGAATCCTTCGTGGCGATCATGGCGCTGGTCTCGGCCTGCGTGATCGACCCGGGCGTCTACTTCACCATGAACTCGCCGGCCGCCCTCATCGGCACCACGCCCGAGACCGCGGCCGCCGCGGTGACCAAGCTCGGCTTCGCCACGACGCCCGAGGTGATCACCCAGACCGCCGCCGACGTCGGCGAGCACACGATCATCTCGCGGGCCGGCGGCGCGCCGACGCTCGCGGTCGGCATGGCCCACATCATCTCGTCCGCCATCGGCGGCAAGGCGATGATGGCCTTCTGGTACCATTTCGCGATCCTGTTCGAGGCCCTGTTCATCCTCACCGCGGTGGACGCGGGCACCCGCGCCTGCCGGTTCATGGTGCAGGATCTCGTCGCGCTGGCGGTGCCGTCGTTCAAGAACACCACGTCGTGGGGGCCGAGCATCGCGGCGACCGCGATCTCGGTGGGGGCCTGGGGCTACTTCCTGTACCAGGGCGTGACCGACCCGCTGGGCGGCATCAACACCCTGTGGCCGCTCTTCGGCATCTCGAACCAGATGCTGGCCGCGGTGGCGCTCACGCTGTGCACGGTGGTGATCTTCAAGATGAAGCGCGAGCGCTACGCGTTCGTGACCATCATCCCGACCGCGTGGCTGTGCATCTGCACTCTCACGGCCGGCTGGCAGAAGATCTTCTCGGCCGACCCGAAGATCGGCTTCCTGGCCCACGCCGAGCGCTACGCGGCCGCCGCCGCGGAGGGCAAGGTCCTGGCCCCGGCCAAGAACGCCGACCAGATGAGCCAGATCATCCTCAACGACCGCATCGACGCGGTGCTGGCGGCCCTGTTCATCGGCCTCGTCGTCGCCATCGCGGGCTTCGGCATCGCCGCCTGCCTGAAGGCGTGGCGCGCGGATCGCTGGACCGCGCTGGAGACCGAGCCGCACATGGTCCCGGCGGAGTAG
- the serB gene encoding phosphoserine phosphatase SerB — translation MLVAVLIANPDRPSITDAVLAETRAVLRTEHQPRILHGEVAAELPVPGEPAAAASLTDRLRTALTGEPIDLAVLPADAHRRKRLFLADMDSTMIEQECIDELAGTLGLKDHVAAITERAMRGEIAFEPALRERVALLKDIPVGAVDGLIAEHLTLTPGGRTLVRTMRAHGAHTCLVSGGFTLFTGPIAAMIGFDEHRSNVLGVADGRLTGRVEDPIVGKAEKRAALIALRGHLGLGAAETLAVGDGANDLDMLGEAGLGVAFRAKPAVAAAARVRVEHGDLTALLYLQGYAAAEFVG, via the coding sequence ATGCTGGTCGCGGTCCTGATAGCAAACCCGGATCGGCCGTCCATCACCGACGCGGTGCTGGCCGAGACGCGCGCCGTGCTGCGGACGGAGCACCAGCCCCGGATCCTGCACGGCGAGGTCGCGGCCGAGCTGCCGGTGCCGGGGGAGCCCGCGGCCGCGGCGTCCCTCACCGACAGGCTGCGGACGGCGCTGACCGGCGAGCCGATCGACCTCGCGGTGCTGCCCGCCGACGCGCACAGGCGCAAGCGCCTGTTCCTGGCCGACATGGATTCCACCATGATCGAGCAGGAATGCATCGACGAGCTCGCCGGGACGCTCGGCCTCAAGGACCACGTGGCGGCGATCACCGAGCGGGCGATGCGCGGCGAGATCGCCTTCGAGCCGGCCCTGCGCGAGCGCGTCGCGCTCCTGAAGGACATCCCGGTCGGCGCCGTCGACGGGCTGATAGCCGAGCACCTGACCCTGACCCCGGGCGGCCGCACGCTGGTGCGGACGATGCGGGCGCACGGCGCCCATACCTGCCTGGTCTCCGGGGGCTTCACGCTGTTCACCGGCCCGATCGCCGCGATGATCGGCTTCGACGAGCACCGGTCCAACGTGCTGGGCGTGGCGGACGGGCGGCTCACCGGCCGCGTCGAGGACCCGATCGTCGGGAAGGCCGAGAAGCGCGCGGCGCTGATCGCGCTGCGCGGACATCTGGGCCTCGGCGCCGCCGAGACCCTCGCGGTCGGCGACGGCGCCAACGACCTCGACATGCTGGGCGAGGCCGGCCTCGGCGTGGCGTTCCGGGCGAAGCCCGCGGTCGCGGCCGCGGCGCGCGTCCGGGTCGAGCACGGCGACCTCACCGCGCTCCTGTACCTGCAGGGCTACGCGGCGGCGGAGTTCGTGGGGTGA